One Roseiconus lacunae genomic region harbors:
- a CDS encoding DUF885 domain-containing protein, translating to MRFSLAILLWASVQLLSPPVGIAQTADSSVRPEHPMLHSLMDDVWEFELQESPMLATDVGDPRGQDQLASNTLDDFKRRDQRRAGFLTRLSKIDFGSLSPGDRIDAELLQRKLSVDRSDYQLGLHLMPINNREGFHIGLPELAQAMNPDSKVDFENYISRLHEFPRFVDEQITLMREGLKAGMVQPAIIMRDSADQAAAHVIDDPQQSLFLTNISEESIEKLPPEQWSPLRLQIIDAIKTSVIPSYAKFETFLRDEYVPGCSGNIAARALPRGQELYQSQVTKFTTLPMTPAQLHQKGIDENARIRQQMVAIKEQVKFEGDLPAFIEHLRTDEQFYPKTPEELMKEVAYILKKADGRLPTLFGKLPRTPYGLRKVPDYVAPQTTSAYYWPPAADGSRGGFYYINTYNLSARPLYQLEALSLHEAVPGHHLQLALQAELEGLHPIRKQSYFPAFIEGWALYCERLGGELGFYKDPYQEFGRLSMEAWRASRLVVDTGIHAMGWTREQAINYMLDNTALSKHNVVAEVDRYIGWPGQALAYKVGELFISDLRKRAEEKLGDKFDLRAFHDCVLKEGSVPLPVLERQVIAWIEQQRQR from the coding sequence ATGCGATTTTCATTGGCGATTCTGCTCTGGGCTAGCGTTCAACTTCTCAGCCCACCGGTTGGGATAGCACAAACGGCAGATTCAAGCGTTCGCCCGGAACACCCGATGCTCCACAGTCTGATGGATGACGTCTGGGAATTCGAACTGCAAGAATCTCCAATGTTGGCGACGGACGTGGGAGACCCAAGAGGCCAGGACCAACTGGCATCGAACACATTGGATGATTTCAAACGTCGCGATCAACGTCGCGCCGGATTCCTCACACGGCTATCTAAGATCGATTTCGGAAGCCTTTCCCCTGGTGATCGGATTGACGCCGAATTGCTACAGCGAAAGCTTTCCGTAGATCGCTCCGACTACCAACTCGGCCTCCACCTGATGCCGATTAACAACCGCGAAGGCTTCCATATTGGCTTGCCGGAACTTGCCCAAGCGATGAATCCGGATTCAAAAGTCGATTTCGAAAACTACATCTCTCGACTGCACGAATTTCCACGCTTTGTTGATGAACAGATCACGCTGATGCGTGAAGGACTCAAAGCAGGAATGGTTCAACCGGCGATCATCATGCGTGATAGTGCCGATCAGGCCGCCGCCCATGTGATCGACGATCCACAACAATCGCTGTTCTTGACCAACATCAGCGAAGAATCAATTGAGAAACTCCCACCGGAACAATGGTCACCACTTCGCTTGCAGATCATTGATGCGATCAAGACAAGCGTCATTCCATCGTATGCCAAATTCGAAACCTTTTTGCGTGACGAATACGTCCCCGGCTGCAGTGGCAATATCGCCGCCCGCGCACTTCCTCGCGGACAAGAGCTTTATCAATCGCAAGTGACCAAATTTACGACGCTCCCGATGACGCCCGCACAGCTACATCAAAAAGGGATCGACGAAAACGCACGCATTCGTCAGCAGATGGTTGCGATCAAGGAACAAGTAAAATTCGAGGGCGACCTACCGGCATTTATCGAACACCTACGTACCGACGAGCAGTTCTACCCCAAGACACCGGAAGAACTGATGAAGGAGGTCGCCTACATTCTGAAAAAAGCCGACGGCCGCCTTCCGACGTTATTCGGGAAACTACCGCGGACACCCTATGGGCTTCGCAAGGTTCCCGACTATGTGGCCCCGCAAACGACGTCTGCCTACTACTGGCCACCGGCGGCCGACGGTTCTCGCGGCGGCTTCTATTACATCAATACCTACAACCTTTCTGCTCGGCCGCTTTATCAACTCGAAGCTCTTTCCCTACACGAAGCCGTCCCCGGACATCACCTTCAGCTTGCTCTACAAGCCGAACTCGAAGGCCTGCATCCGATCCGCAAACAAAGCTATTTCCCAGCATTTATCGAAGGCTGGGCGTTGTACTGTGAACGCCTTGGTGGTGAATTGGGATTCTACAAAGATCCCTATCAAGAGTTTGGCCGATTGAGCATGGAAGCGTGGCGAGCGAGTCGCCTGGTCGTCGACACCGGCATTCATGCCATGGGCTGGACGCGCGAACAAGCGATCAATTACATGCTCGACAATACGGCACTATCAAAGCACAACGTCGTCGCCGAAGTCGATCGCTACATCGGTTGGCCGGGCCAAGCGCTCGCCTACAAGGTGGGTGAGTTGTTCATCAGCGACCTACGTAAACGGGCGGAAGAAAAACTTGGTGACAAGTTTGACCTCCGCGCCTTTCATGATTGCGTTTTAAAAGAAGGTTCGGTGCCACTCCCCGTGCTGGAACGGCAGGTGATCGCCTGGATCGAGCAGCAACGACAGCGCTGA
- a CDS encoding prephenate dehydrogenase — MDDLPPKPEWLNRVAIIGVGLLGGSVGHALRRRGVQVVGYSRRESTAQTAVRSGAIDEGHTTIGEACRGADVVVICSPVDKIATLAAQACEVLDDQTLITDVGSTKALIVDEIESKSTRAFRQFVAAHPIAGSEKTGVENAMPDLFDGKCVILTPNERTDATMLARAKQFWRQTGGSLVLMSPAEHDERLAAVSHVPHLISSLLATFPDDPSLPLVGSGWRDMTRVAAGDPEMWTAICNHNRPAILSQLDRFIEELKLVKTRLSDENVEVMYRWLARAKERKQSTESG, encoded by the coding sequence ATGGATGACCTTCCCCCCAAACCAGAATGGCTCAACCGAGTCGCAATTATCGGCGTCGGATTACTTGGCGGCAGCGTCGGTCATGCCTTGCGCCGACGCGGCGTACAAGTCGTTGGCTACAGCCGTCGCGAATCGACGGCGCAAACGGCGGTGCGATCGGGGGCAATTGACGAAGGGCACACCACGATCGGCGAAGCTTGTCGCGGTGCTGACGTAGTCGTGATCTGCTCGCCAGTAGATAAGATTGCCACCTTGGCGGCACAGGCATGCGAGGTCCTTGACGACCAGACGTTGATCACCGATGTCGGCAGCACCAAGGCATTGATTGTTGACGAGATCGAATCCAAGTCGACTCGTGCTTTCCGGCAATTCGTGGCGGCTCATCCGATCGCAGGATCGGAGAAAACGGGCGTCGAAAATGCGATGCCGGATTTGTTTGATGGGAAGTGCGTGATTTTGACACCGAACGAACGAACCGATGCGACGATGCTCGCGCGCGCGAAGCAATTCTGGCGGCAAACGGGTGGCAGTCTGGTGCTGATGTCACCGGCGGAGCACGACGAACGACTCGCCGCTGTCAGCCATGTTCCGCATTTGATTTCGTCTTTGCTCGCGACGTTTCCTGACGACCCCTCTTTGCCTCTCGTTGGCAGCGGGTGGCGTGACATGACGCGGGTTGCCGCCGGTGATCCGGAAATGTGGACCGCGATTTGTAACCACAATCGCCCGGCCATTCTTTCGCAACTTGATCGCTTCATCGAAGAACTCAAGCTCGTGAAGACCCGGCTCAGCGATGAGAACGTCGAAGTGATGTATCGATGGTTGGCGCGAGCCAAGGAGCGTAAGCAGTCAACCGAGTCAGGCTGA
- a CDS encoding PEP-CTERM sorting domain-containing protein (PEP-CTERM proteins occur, often in large numbers, in the proteomes of bacteria that also encode an exosortase, a predicted intramembrane cysteine proteinase. The presence of a PEP-CTERM domain at a protein's C-terminus predicts cleavage within the sorting domain, followed by covalent anchoring to some some component of the (usually Gram-negative) cell surface. Many PEP-CTERM proteins exhibit an unusual sequence composition that includes large numbers of potential glycosylation sites. Expression of one such protein has been shown restore the ability of a bacterium to form floc, a type of biofilm.), which yields MFVIGSSSKAKAELVRYDFTGTVTNAFDNNFADPNVLLYDTVVAVDDNITGYFFLNTSATPYATIDGDVAGSGAGYAQAVPQGFRFQINGSTLTNEGAYNAGIANDYVPVLGALPFESLAISDGEQDTWVSQQGTQINVDGNLEDGYMSLQFNDNDATAFSSTDLPSTIDLADFEIASGTVRGTRPTGTGGAPFSYSLDFTVETLSVTAIPEPGSLAVLSGLGVIVSTRRRRR from the coding sequence ATGTTTGTGATCGGATCTTCATCTAAGGCGAAAGCTGAATTGGTGCGGTACGATTTTACGGGGACGGTCACTAATGCGTTCGACAATAACTTCGCTGACCCGAATGTATTGCTTTATGACACAGTGGTCGCTGTCGACGACAATATCACAGGGTACTTTTTCCTGAACACGTCCGCGACGCCATATGCGACCATCGATGGCGACGTTGCCGGTAGTGGCGCCGGATATGCTCAGGCGGTTCCACAGGGATTCCGATTTCAAATCAATGGTTCAACGTTGACAAATGAAGGCGCTTACAATGCAGGAATTGCCAATGACTATGTTCCGGTATTAGGCGCTTTGCCATTTGAATCGCTCGCGATCAGCGATGGAGAGCAAGACACTTGGGTCAGTCAGCAGGGAACGCAGATCAATGTCGATGGCAATCTCGAAGACGGCTATATGTCACTTCAATTCAATGACAACGATGCGACGGCATTCAGTTCGACAGATCTTCCTTCGACTATCGATTTAGCCGACTTTGAAATCGCCAGCGGGACTGTTCGAGGCACCCGACCGACAGGGACAGGTGGTGCTCCTTTTTCATATTCACTGGACTTTACGGTCGAGACGCTTAGTGTGACCGCGATTCCGGAACCTGGATCACTTGCTGTGCTGTCAGGCCTCGGGGTGATCGTCTCAACACGTCGTCGGCGTCGGTAA
- a CDS encoding ammonium transporter, producing MWLATLLLTLSIFGGVTSVAAQESAANPATETAQSASTEGASNSDASTEDTASDAIVDEAGAEPAGLTDAEIADSSLGAHNAWMLLCCALVLFMTAPGLAMFYGGLVRRKNVLSVMMQCVFLMGLMTVIWALYGYSLAFGPTEPGSWIGNADYLFMNGVARQWDETLNAPVTPMAGSMPRLTHMLFQGMFFIITPALICGAFAERMKFSAMVVYSILWGTFIYCPLCHWVWAEGPLSYFAGEKALFGGMAGALDFAGGTVVHISSGVSALVAAILVGPRMGFPNEPMQPHNLTYTALGAAMLWVGWFGFNAGSELAIDGLTSSAFATTHFSAAAGAVAWAMTEWIVLGKPTVLGASSGAVAGLVCITPAAGFVQPMPALIMGAIAGVVCYWACSKLKHTLKYDDALDAFGVHGVGGTVGAILTGVFATRVAWDVSEGQLLGLIESGSPTLLIKQIVAVLVTLVFAGVGSFVLLKMIDIVIGLRVPAENEQRGLDITDHGEEGYMFA from the coding sequence ATGTGGTTGGCGACGTTACTGTTGACGTTGTCAATTTTCGGCGGCGTCACTTCCGTCGCGGCCCAAGAATCGGCTGCGAACCCTGCCACTGAAACCGCCCAATCCGCTTCGACCGAGGGCGCATCGAATTCAGACGCCTCAACAGAGGACACCGCGTCGGATGCGATCGTCGACGAGGCGGGCGCCGAGCCGGCTGGCCTGACCGACGCCGAGATCGCCGACTCCTCTTTGGGTGCTCACAACGCTTGGATGCTGCTTTGCTGTGCGTTGGTGCTGTTCATGACCGCACCGGGCCTGGCGATGTTTTACGGTGGATTGGTTCGCCGCAAGAACGTTCTCAGCGTGATGATGCAGTGTGTTTTCTTGATGGGATTGATGACCGTCATCTGGGCACTCTACGGTTACTCGCTCGCCTTCGGGCCGACCGAACCGGGTAGCTGGATCGGTAACGCCGACTACTTGTTCATGAACGGCGTTGCCCGCCAATGGGACGAAACGCTAAATGCCCCCGTCACACCGATGGCTGGCAGCATGCCACGACTGACACACATGCTGTTTCAAGGCATGTTTTTCATCATCACCCCGGCGTTGATCTGCGGTGCGTTTGCCGAACGGATGAAGTTCAGTGCGATGGTCGTGTATTCGATCCTTTGGGGGACGTTTATTTATTGTCCGCTGTGTCACTGGGTGTGGGCCGAAGGTCCGCTGTCTTACTTTGCCGGTGAAAAGGCGCTCTTCGGTGGGATGGCAGGCGCATTGGACTTTGCCGGCGGTACCGTGGTTCATATATCCAGTGGTGTGTCGGCACTGGTCGCCGCGATTCTGGTTGGCCCTCGCATGGGTTTCCCCAATGAACCGATGCAACCTCACAACCTGACCTACACGGCGCTCGGTGCGGCGATGCTATGGGTCGGATGGTTTGGCTTCAACGCTGGCAGCGAATTAGCGATCGACGGTTTGACCTCCAGCGCATTTGCCACCACGCACTTCTCAGCTGCGGCCGGTGCGGTCGCCTGGGCGATGACCGAATGGATCGTTCTCGGTAAACCGACCGTCCTCGGCGCCAGCTCGGGTGCCGTTGCGGGCTTGGTTTGCATCACGCCGGCGGCCGGCTTCGTCCAGCCGATGCCCGCGTTGATCATGGGTGCGATCGCCGGAGTCGTTTGCTATTGGGCCTGTAGTAAACTCAAGCACACGCTGAAATACGACGACGCCTTGGATGCGTTCGGCGTCCACGGTGTGGGCGGAACCGTCGGGGCAATCCTGACCGGAGTGTTTGCCACGCGCGTCGCCTGGGATGTCTCCGAGGGTCAGCTATTGGGCTTGATCGAATCGGGCAGCCCAACATTGCTAATCAAGCAAATCGTTGCGGTCCTGGTCACGCTGGTCTTTGCCGGAGTCGGCAGTTTTGTCTTGCTAAAGATGATCGACATCGTGATCGGGCTTCGCGTCCCTGCAGAAAACGAACAACGTGGCCTCGACATCACCGATCATGGTGAAGAAGGCTACATGTTTGCCTAA
- a CDS encoding MFS transporter produces MDNTDNPIDRSTSGGGGLALQGNELPRDENPFEPAKVVVEDDPSPWAPLKQPVYRSFWIASLVSNLGTWMHEIGAGWLMTDLDASPQMVSAVRTAMATPIVLLAIPAGVLADRIDRRILLLATQFVLLLSTGTLAILSATGLVTSWILLGLTFLIGIGLTLHVPTWQASIPELVERKQLSRAIALGSLNFNLARAVGPALAGALVAITGAWIAFSVNAFSFAGVIIVLLLWQRDRSESSRGLSFRISLYQGLRYVYRTAEMRHVIFRVMLFVGPASALWGLLPLVARERLQWGADGFGLLVTCFGAGAVVAARYLHRLHHRVGNNRTVSIAMVMMAIGLGMMGAINERWAAVVGMLIMGFGWMMTLTTLNTAAQTILPGRMRARGMSCYLTSLALSMSSGSLLWGLVAELPSVGVGGAQKIAAATLLCTAAISMAFRVTEKTRR; encoded by the coding sequence ATGGACAACACAGACAACCCTATCGATCGATCAACGTCCGGCGGTGGCGGTTTGGCCCTCCAGGGCAACGAACTGCCTCGCGACGAAAACCCCTTCGAACCTGCGAAGGTCGTTGTCGAGGATGATCCGTCCCCCTGGGCGCCACTGAAGCAACCGGTTTATCGGTCATTCTGGATCGCGTCATTGGTGTCCAATTTGGGGACCTGGATGCACGAGATCGGCGCCGGTTGGTTGATGACCGATCTTGACGCATCGCCCCAGATGGTTTCGGCAGTGCGGACAGCGATGGCGACTCCAATTGTTTTACTGGCGATTCCCGCGGGCGTTCTGGCAGACCGAATCGATCGACGAATACTGCTGCTCGCCACCCAATTCGTCTTGTTGCTGTCGACGGGGACGCTGGCGATTTTGTCGGCGACGGGGTTGGTGACCAGTTGGATCTTGCTCGGGCTAACGTTTCTGATCGGTATCGGTCTGACGCTGCATGTTCCCACTTGGCAGGCGTCCATCCCCGAGTTGGTCGAACGCAAGCAGTTGTCCCGGGCGATCGCACTGGGCAGTTTGAACTTCAACCTGGCCCGGGCGGTCGGGCCAGCGCTCGCCGGGGCTCTGGTCGCGATCACCGGGGCATGGATTGCGTTTTCGGTCAACGCGTTTTCGTTTGCGGGGGTAATCATCGTACTGCTTCTGTGGCAGCGTGACCGCAGTGAATCAAGTCGCGGACTGTCGTTTCGAATATCCCTTTATCAAGGGTTGCGCTATGTCTATCGGACGGCAGAGATGCGGCACGTCATTTTCCGTGTGATGTTGTTCGTCGGGCCGGCAAGTGCGTTGTGGGGACTATTGCCGTTAGTAGCCCGCGAGCGACTTCAATGGGGAGCTGACGGTTTTGGATTGTTGGTCACCTGTTTTGGTGCCGGGGCGGTTGTGGCGGCTCGCTATTTACATCGGTTGCATCACCGCGTTGGAAACAACCGGACCGTTTCGATCGCGATGGTGATGATGGCGATCGGTTTGGGGATGATGGGGGCGATCAACGAACGTTGGGCAGCGGTCGTCGGCATGTTGATCATGGGATTCGGCTGGATGATGACGCTGACGACACTTAACACCGCCGCACAGACAATTCTTCCCGGACGAATGCGAGCACGAGGGATGAGTTGCTATCTCACGTCGTTAGCTTTGTCGATGTCGTCCGGATCGTTGTTGTGGGGGCTGGTCGCAGAGTTGCCGAGCGTGGGCGTGGGAGGTGCACAAAAAATCGCGGCGGCCACATTGCTGTGCACCGCCGCGATCTCTATGGCGTTTCGAGTGACCGAAAAAACGCGTCGTTAG
- a CDS encoding PEP-CTERM sorting domain-containing protein (PEP-CTERM proteins occur, often in large numbers, in the proteomes of bacteria that also encode an exosortase, a predicted intramembrane cysteine proteinase. The presence of a PEP-CTERM domain at a protein's C-terminus predicts cleavage within the sorting domain, followed by covalent anchoring to some some component of the (usually Gram-negative) cell surface. Many PEP-CTERM proteins exhibit an unusual sequence composition that includes large numbers of potential glycosylation sites. Expression of one such protein has been shown restore the ability of a bacterium to form floc, a type of biofilm.), giving the protein MIRVCVVLLVCVCASNSFGQRVTTQADDGTDGVNGASLDPGQVGTDGGIGASISEAIDAIGELYRGLVAGNGGRGGDGGNALSETFDGGSGGRGGNGGDASGSIRSEGTGRIVADLQISAGNGGDGGIGGFGVGTGADGLAGDGGDGGIATALADGAIAISSDGRARAALTVIGGSGGDALAGNANGGSGQDASIIGVKSSAIGITGADSLVEVQGGNGGNGIGTGNGGRGGNGTLQDAISVSVQESGDVNITQTIYAGAGGNAQAGIAGLGGQAINEFSKNLDAAEAAVSLYSFAGSGGSRDDNTGTSGNGGDASSKIVSTQTGTLFTYSETRGGESGDGVGGSDGGQGGDASAMTDLVTTDGMIDAYDVAWGGSGGWIRSGTGTGGKGGQATIDLSATTSGSDDVTLQGHAFGGDGGLAFDEVGGTGGAGATAGGSVSATTVEGLANAYGYFQGGSGGDVIGGNGNSGDGASVEIINQVTAQSLSSTGQTFVEQIVQGGDSGDVGYQSDFGTGNIGAAGDAMSSLSANNDNSDSTLWGFAYGGQGGDRVNSSGVGGSGAEASSSVILRNTGTASTYAYAGGGWGGDGVAGAIGGQGGRGIADASSVSENAEAFAESFAYGGDAGFAIDSEAPGGNAFEASALSNASAMTLGIGQYAEAYSEAIGGFGLGENDRYLSSRSGVANSEATATTNQGEAYAFSSAEGRQAIARSTGEGVSGFVTATAETVRGALGDENDDPVQVWTQISADVKGITSVEASVLSDGTIGSGSTADAFSIVDVSAFYPDQSGVIDESGLLASSALVASSQLTTESTVKVVRGLIGGEYGSVALGVIDTSIETTLQFNDSQESSNVLIAWESFEATGNGFDSMMVTIGSSMGDQEWSFSNLAEAQLFFSQAIEFSEITEVNPTLTMQLSWSSSGVGDGFSLGYAATVSAIPEPSTTWGLYLSSLVLITRRKRR; this is encoded by the coding sequence ATGATTCGAGTTTGTGTTGTTCTTCTTGTTTGCGTCTGTGCATCAAATTCATTTGGTCAGCGGGTGACGACGCAAGCGGATGACGGAACCGATGGGGTGAACGGAGCAAGCTTGGATCCCGGGCAAGTAGGAACGGATGGTGGAATTGGTGCATCGATCAGCGAAGCGATTGATGCGATCGGCGAACTCTATCGCGGATTGGTAGCTGGTAATGGCGGGCGTGGAGGCGATGGAGGAAACGCGTTATCCGAAACATTCGATGGAGGTTCCGGTGGGCGCGGAGGAAACGGTGGTGATGCGAGTGGCAGCATTCGTTCGGAAGGTACCGGGCGGATCGTAGCTGATTTGCAAATCTCAGCCGGCAACGGTGGCGATGGAGGTATCGGGGGATTCGGCGTTGGAACCGGGGCTGATGGTCTCGCTGGTGACGGAGGCGACGGCGGAATCGCAACCGCACTCGCTGACGGCGCCATCGCAATATCGAGCGATGGTAGGGCGAGAGCGGCACTAACGGTGATCGGCGGTAGCGGCGGTGATGCACTTGCAGGGAATGCAAATGGCGGAAGCGGGCAGGATGCATCGATCATCGGCGTTAAATCTTCGGCCATCGGAATTACTGGAGCAGACTCGCTCGTTGAGGTCCAAGGTGGAAATGGAGGAAACGGGATCGGAACAGGAAACGGGGGTCGGGGAGGAAACGGGACTCTTCAAGACGCGATCAGCGTGAGCGTTCAGGAGTCTGGAGACGTGAATATCACTCAGACTATCTATGCCGGGGCTGGTGGCAATGCGCAAGCAGGGATTGCGGGACTTGGGGGGCAAGCGATCAATGAGTTTTCGAAAAATCTTGATGCTGCCGAAGCGGCCGTTTCACTCTATTCGTTTGCTGGTAGTGGTGGCTCCCGCGACGACAATACCGGAACATCGGGCAACGGAGGTGATGCATCGTCGAAGATAGTCAGCACACAAACTGGAACGCTTTTTACCTACAGCGAAACGCGAGGCGGAGAGTCAGGGGATGGTGTCGGAGGATCTGACGGCGGCCAGGGGGGGGATGCATCGGCGATGACAGACTTGGTAACCACCGACGGGATGATCGATGCTTATGATGTTGCTTGGGGTGGTTCCGGTGGTTGGATTCGGTCTGGGACCGGTACAGGAGGGAAAGGGGGGCAGGCAACAATCGATCTTTCGGCCACAACCTCTGGATCCGACGATGTCACTCTTCAAGGTCATGCGTTTGGTGGTGATGGTGGATTGGCATTCGATGAAGTGGGAGGTACCGGTGGTGCTGGTGCAACTGCCGGAGGAAGTGTTTCGGCAACGACTGTCGAAGGTCTGGCAAATGCTTATGGCTACTTTCAGGGAGGTAGTGGGGGTGATGTTATCGGCGGTAATGGGAATTCCGGCGATGGTGCATCGGTCGAGATCATCAATCAAGTGACGGCACAGTCTCTCAGTTCTACCGGTCAGACATTTGTTGAACAGATCGTTCAAGGTGGTGACTCGGGTGACGTCGGCTACCAAAGCGATTTCGGGACAGGAAACATCGGGGCCGCCGGGGATGCGATGAGCTCGCTGTCGGCAAATAATGACAATTCGGATTCAACGCTTTGGGGTTTTGCGTACGGTGGGCAGGGTGGCGATCGAGTCAACAGCAGTGGCGTTGGCGGTAGCGGTGCGGAAGCATCATCGTCGGTGATACTTCGCAACACCGGGACGGCTTCGACGTATGCGTACGCAGGTGGAGGTTGGGGAGGCGATGGGGTTGCTGGTGCAATTGGCGGTCAGGGAGGTCGCGGAATCGCCGACGCTTCCTCGGTTTCGGAAAACGCCGAAGCGTTCGCCGAATCATTCGCTTATGGCGGCGATGCTGGCTTTGCCATCGACAGCGAAGCTCCTGGTGGCAATGCGTTTGAAGCTTCCGCCCTCTCGAATGCTTCGGCGATGACACTTGGGATTGGCCAATACGCCGAAGCATACTCTGAAGCGATTGGTGGCTTCGGGTTGGGAGAAAACGATCGGTATTTGTCATCGCGTAGTGGTGTGGCAAATTCAGAGGCGACCGCGACGACCAATCAGGGCGAGGCCTACGCATTTAGCAGCGCCGAAGGTCGGCAAGCGATCGCACGGTCAACCGGTGAAGGTGTCTCGGGATTCGTGACGGCGACTGCCGAAACTGTCCGCGGAGCGTTAGGGGACGAAAACGATGACCCAGTTCAAGTTTGGACACAAATCTCGGCCGACGTGAAGGGGATCACCAGTGTTGAGGCGAGCGTTCTTTCCGATGGCACCATCGGTAGTGGTTCGACTGCTGATGCATTTTCGATTGTCGATGTGAGTGCATTCTACCCCGACCAATCCGGGGTGATAGATGAATCCGGGCTGTTGGCATCGTCGGCGCTAGTGGCATCCAGTCAACTCACAACGGAATCGACAGTGAAGGTCGTTCGAGGGCTGATCGGAGGTGAGTATGGATCAGTAGCGCTGGGAGTCATAGATACTTCAATTGAAACAACTTTGCAGTTCAACGATTCACAAGAATCATCAAATGTTCTGATTGCGTGGGAGAGTTTTGAAGCGACCGGCAATGGGTTTGACTCCATGATGGTTACCATCGGTAGCTCAATGGGCGATCAGGAATGGAGCTTTTCAAACTTGGCCGAGGCTCAGTTGTTTTTCTCGCAAGCCATCGAATTCAGTGAAATTACCGAAGTCAATCCGACGCTGACGATGCAGCTCAGTTGGTCGAGCAGTGGCGTTGGGGATGGGTTTAGTCTTGGCTACGCGGCGACCGTTAGTGCGATTCCGGAACCGTCCACAACGTGGGGCCTGTACCTCTCGTCGTTGGTCTTGATAACACGACGGAAACGGCGTTGA
- a CDS encoding HAD-IA family hydrolase — protein MMHFDWIVFDSTGTLMHPEPDAAAVYHQFGSRHGLESTIEEIRQRLKQAMTRHFLGETINHATDDANEEQRWRRIVADTLPEIAAGEFESTFRELWESFARPSSWRLFDDVLPTVKRLKDGGYKIAIASNFDERLPPLVDALGLAPFVDEILISSRVGFSKPNIRFYHLAAKRLDATNTQRLLMIGDTYAGDVEAARQSGWQARHLVRDRDDAMIALTADL, from the coding sequence ATGATGCATTTTGATTGGATCGTTTTTGATTCCACCGGAACCCTGATGCACCCGGAGCCTGATGCCGCGGCCGTCTACCACCAGTTTGGGTCACGCCACGGCCTAGAATCGACGATCGAGGAAATCCGTCAGCGTCTCAAGCAAGCGATGACTCGCCACTTTCTTGGTGAAACGATCAACCATGCGACCGACGACGCGAACGAAGAGCAACGTTGGCGTCGCATCGTTGCCGATACCCTTCCCGAAATCGCCGCCGGTGAATTTGAAAGCACATTTCGGGAATTGTGGGAATCTTTCGCCCGGCCTTCGTCTTGGCGACTTTTTGATGATGTCCTGCCGACGGTAAAGCGACTCAAAGACGGTGGCTACAAGATCGCGATCGCTTCAAATTTTGACGAACGCCTACCGCCATTGGTCGATGCGCTCGGCTTGGCACCCTTCGTCGACGAAATCTTGATCAGCAGCCGCGTTGGCTTTAGTAAACCAAACATCCGCTTCTATCATCTTGCCGCGAAACGCTTGGACGCGACAAACACCCAACGTCTGCTGATGATCGGTGACACCTATGCCGGCGATGTCGAAGCGGCGCGGCAATCCGGCTGGCAAGCCAGACACTTGGTGCGTGATCGCGACGATGCGATGATCGCATTGACTGCGGATCTGTAA